In one window of Eleutherodactylus coqui strain aEleCoq1 chromosome 10, aEleCoq1.hap1, whole genome shotgun sequence DNA:
- the LOC136581167 gene encoding adhesive plaque matrix protein-like yields MSRPITSSRHIVPSHRPIPSSFPSSHPIIPSHRPSHRPIPSSHPIVPSHRPIPSSHPIIPSHRPISSSHPIVPSHRPSHRPITSSHPIIPSHRPIPSSHHIVPSHRPITSSHPIVPSHRPSHRPIPSSHPIVPSHRPIPSSITSSIPSSHPIVPSHRPIPSSHPTVPSHRPIPSSHPIVPSHRPIPSSHPIVPSHRPSHRPSHRPIPSSHPIVPSHRPSHRPIPSSHHIVPSHRPIPSSHPIVLPIIPSHHPITSSITSSIPSSHHIVPSHRPIPSSHPIVHHIAPSHRPSHRPSHRPITSSIPSSHPIVPSHRPIPSSHPIVPSHRPITSSHPIAPSHRPITSSHPIVPSHRPIPSSHHIVPSHRPIPSSHPIVPSHRLITSSIPSSHHIVPSHRPITSSHHIVPSHRLITSSHPIVPSHRPSHRPIPSSHPIVHHIVHPIVPSHRSIPSSHPIVPSHCPIPPSHHIVPSHRPIPSSHHIVPSHRPIPSSITSSVPSHRPIPSSHPIVHHIVHPIVPSHRPSHRPIPSSHPIVPSHRPSHRPIPSSHPIVPSHRPSHRPSHRPIPSSHPIVHPIVPSHRPSHRPIPSSHPIVPSHRPIPSSITSSIPSSHPIVPSHRPSHRPSHRPITSSIPSSHPIIPSLTQLFVSFHFIKLIADI; encoded by the coding sequence ATGAGTCGTCCCATCACATCGTCCCGTCACATCGTCCCATCCCATCGTCCCATCCCATCGTCCTTCCCATCATCCCATCCCATCATCCCATCGCATCGTCCATCACATCGTCCCATCCCATCGTCCCATCCCATCGTCCCATCACATCGTCCCATCCCATCGTCCCATCCCATCATCCCATCACATCGTCCCATCTCATCGTCCCATCCCATCGTCCCATCCCATCGTCCATCCCATCGTCCCATCACATCGTCCCATCCCATCATCCCATCCCATCGTCCCATCCCATCGTCCCATCACATCGTCCCATCCCATCGTCCCATCACATCGTCCCATCCCATCGTCCCATCACATCGTCCATCACATCGTCCCATCCCATCGTCCCATCCCATCGTCCCATCCCATCGTCCCATCCCATCGTCCATCACATCGTCCATCCCATCGTCCCATCCCATCGTTCCATCCCATCGTCCCATCCCATCGTCCCATCCCACCGTCCCATCCCATCGTCCCATCCCATCGTCCCATCCCATCGTCCCATCCCATCGTCCCATCCCATCGTCCCATCCCATCGTCCCATCCCATCGTCCATCCCATCGTCCATCCCATCGTCCCATCCCATCGTCCCATCCCATCGTCCCATCCCATCGTCCATCACATCGCCCCATCCCATCGTCCCATCACATCGTCCCGTCACATCGTCCCATCCCATCATCCCATCCCATCGTCCTTCCCATCATCCCATCCCATCATCCCATCACATCGTCCATCACATCGTCCATCCCATCGTCCCATCACATCGTCCCATCCCATCGTCCAATCCCATCGTCCCATCCCATCGTCCATCACATCGCCCCATCCCATCGTCCATCCCATCGTCCATCCCATCGTCCCATCACATCGTCCATCCCATCGTCCCATCCCATTGTCCCATCACATCGTCCCATCCCATCGTCCCATCCCATCGTCCCATCCCATCGTCCCATCACATCGTCCCATCCCATCGCCCCATCCCATCGTCCCATCACATCGTCCCATCCCATCGTCCCATCCCATCGTCCCATCCCATCATCCCATCACATCGTCCCATCCCATCGTCCCATCCCATCGTCCCATCCCATCGTCCCATCCCATCGTCTCATCACATCGTCCATCCCATCGTCCCATCACATCGTCCCATCCCATCGTCCCATCACATCGTCCCATCACATCGTCCCATCCCATCGTCTCATCACATCGTCCCATCCCATCGTCCCATCACATCGTCCATCACATCGTCCCATCCCATCGTCCCATCCCATCGTCCATCACATCGTCCATCCCATCGTCCCATCCCATCGTTCCATCCCATCGTCCCATCCCATCGTCCCATCCCACTGTCCCATCCCACCGTCCCATCACATCGTCCCATCCCATCGTCCCATCCCATCGTCCCATCACATCGTCCCATCCCATCGTCCCATCCCATCGTCCATCACATCGTCCGTCCCATCCCATCGTCCCATCCCATCGTCCCATCCCATCGTTCATCACATCGTCCATCCCATCGTCCCATCACATCGTCCATCCCATCGTCCCATCCCATCGTCCCATCCCATCGTCCCATCCCATCGTCCATCACATCGCCCCATCCCATCGTCCCATCCCATCGTCCCATCCCATCGTCCATCACATCGTCCATCCCATCGTCCCATCCCATCGTCCCATCCCATCGTCCATCCCATCGTCCCATCACATCGTCCATCCCATCGTCCCATCCCATCGTCCCATCCCATCGTCCCATCCCATCGTCCCATCCCATCGTCCATCACATCGTCCATCCCATCGTCCCATCCCATCGTCCCATCCCATCGTCCATCACATCGTCCATCCCATCGTCCCATCACATCGTCCATCCCATCGTCCCATCCCATCATCCCGTCACTTACTCAGCTTTTTGTGAGCTTTCATTTCATCAAATTGATTGCTGATATCTGA